One segment of Pseudodesulfovibrio sp. 5S69 DNA contains the following:
- a CDS encoding anaerobic nitric oxide reductase flavorubredoxin has product MRVELTESVTWVGKTDWELQKFHGEEYSTFKGSSYNSYLVRDEKTVLIDTVYGPFGEEFVAGLERETDLDMIDYIVMNHCEVDHSGGLPELMRRIPDVPIYCSAQAVKILKGYYHSDWNFRVVKTGDTLSLGEKTLSFVSAPMLHWPDSMFSYMDKENVLFSNDAFGHHLASDLMFNDLVDQDELMNECIKYYANILTPFSKLVTKKINEIIAMNLPVDFIFPSHGIMWRDDPLQIVRKYLEWADDYQEDQVTIIYDTMWNSTRDMAEAVAAGIRQANEHVVIKVLHVGQRDKNDILTEIFRSKMVVAGCSTINKGILSHMAGMLEMIHGLSFKKKKGAAFGSYGWSGESVKMISNSLAEAGIEVVADGLKTLWKPDDAGRRECEAYGRQLADHL; this is encoded by the coding sequence ATGCGTGTTGAACTGACGGAGAGCGTCACCTGGGTCGGCAAGACAGATTGGGAATTGCAAAAATTCCATGGAGAGGAATACTCAACCTTCAAAGGGTCCTCCTACAATTCCTACCTGGTCCGGGACGAAAAAACAGTCTTGATAGACACCGTCTATGGCCCGTTCGGCGAAGAATTCGTTGCCGGCCTGGAAAGAGAGACCGACCTGGACATGATTGACTATATCGTCATGAATCATTGCGAGGTGGACCATAGCGGCGGCCTTCCCGAACTCATGCGCCGCATTCCGGATGTCCCGATTTATTGTTCCGCTCAAGCCGTGAAAATCCTGAAGGGATACTACCACTCGGACTGGAATTTCCGGGTGGTCAAAACAGGGGACACCCTCTCTTTGGGGGAAAAGACCCTTTCCTTTGTGTCCGCCCCCATGCTCCATTGGCCCGACTCCATGTTCTCCTACATGGACAAGGAAAACGTCCTCTTCAGCAACGACGCCTTCGGGCACCACCTTGCGTCCGACCTGATGTTCAACGACCTGGTGGACCAGGACGAGCTCATGAACGAGTGCATCAAATATTATGCGAACATTCTCACCCCTTTCAGCAAATTGGTGACCAAGAAAATAAACGAAATCATAGCGATGAACCTGCCGGTCGACTTCATCTTCCCGAGCCACGGCATCATGTGGCGCGACGATCCTCTCCAGATCGTCCGGAAATACCTGGAATGGGCGGACGACTACCAGGAAGATCAGGTGACCATAATCTACGACACGATGTGGAACAGCACGCGGGACATGGCCGAAGCCGTCGCGGCGGGCATCCGCCAAGCCAACGAGCACGTCGTCATCAAGGTGCTCCATGTCGGACAACGGGACAAGAATGACATTCTCACCGAGATATTCCGTTCGAAAATGGTCGTCGCGGGCTGCTCCACCATCAACAAGGGAATCCTCTCCCATATGGCGGGCATGCTCGAAATGATCCACGGGCTCTCCTTCAAGAAGAAGAAAGGCGCGGCCTTCGGGTCCTATGGCTGGTCCGGCGAGAGTGTGAAAATGATTTCCAACAGCCTTGCGGAGGCCGGGATCGAAGTGGTCGCGGACGGATTGAAGACATTGTGGAAACCTGACGATGCGGGCCGTCGCGAATGCGAAGCCTACGGCCGGCAGCTCGCAGACCATCTATAA
- a CDS encoding pirin family protein, translating to MMQRTIRQVFKGHPVTEGAGVKLRRLFSNYETELFDPFLMLDDFRSDNPEDFLAGFPWHPHRGIETITYVTMGDVEHGDSLGNKGVITTGAVQWMTAGSGIIHQEMPKGDAQGRMHGFQLWANLPACDKMMDPRYRDITEADIPVVRRPDGTTIKVIAGTVDGTKGPMDEIVIEPEYLDCALPPDSVFLHPTRPGHTVFAYVIGGGAEIDGMTVADRDLVLFNDGSQLLVQAGGTGVRFLLLSGAPLREPVAWRGPIVMNTEEELDIAFEEYRNGTFIKHAPEGKA from the coding sequence ATGATGCAACGGACGATCAGGCAGGTCTTCAAGGGACACCCCGTCACCGAGGGCGCGGGCGTCAAACTGCGGCGGCTCTTCAGCAACTACGAGACCGAGCTGTTCGATCCGTTTCTCATGCTCGACGACTTCCGCTCGGACAATCCCGAGGACTTTCTGGCCGGGTTCCCCTGGCACCCGCACCGGGGCATCGAGACCATCACCTACGTGACCATGGGCGACGTGGAACACGGCGACAGCCTCGGCAACAAGGGCGTCATCACCACCGGGGCCGTGCAGTGGATGACCGCCGGGAGCGGCATCATCCACCAGGAGATGCCCAAGGGCGACGCCCAGGGCCGCATGCACGGCTTCCAGCTCTGGGCCAATCTTCCGGCCTGCGACAAGATGATGGACCCGCGCTACCGCGACATCACCGAGGCCGACATCCCCGTGGTCCGGCGGCCGGACGGGACGACCATCAAGGTCATCGCCGGGACCGTGGACGGCACCAAGGGCCCCATGGATGAGATCGTCATCGAGCCCGAGTACCTGGACTGCGCCCTGCCCCCGGACAGCGTCTTCCTGCACCCGACCCGGCCCGGCCACACCGTGTTCGCCTACGTCATCGGCGGCGGCGCCGAGATCGACGGCATGACCGTGGCCGACCGCGACCTCGTCCTGTTCAACGACGGCTCCCAACTCCTGGTTCAGGCCGGGGGAACCGGCGTCCGCTTCCTGCTCCTGTCCGGCGCGCCCCTGCGCGAACCCGTGGCCTGGCGCGGGCCCATCGTCATGAACACCGAGGAGGAACTCGACATCGCCTTCGAGGAATACCGCAACGGCACGTTCATCAAACACGCGCCCGAGGGCAAGGCGTAG
- a CDS encoding cupin domain-containing protein — protein sequence MGDTKKLGVAFPVEEAIKYADDSVVSQTLLNKDTGTITLFAFDEGQGLSEHTAPFEAVVLILDGQAKITIGGESLNVGAGEMVIMPANVPHALQAEQKFKMLLTMIRGE from the coding sequence ATGGGTGATACGAAAAAGCTCGGGGTCGCTTTTCCTGTGGAGGAAGCCATCAAATATGCCGACGACTCCGTGGTAAGCCAGACACTGCTCAACAAGGATACGGGAACGATCACTCTTTTCGCCTTTGATGAAGGGCAGGGATTGAGCGAACACACGGCCCCCTTTGAAGCCGTTGTCCTCATCCTGGATGGGCAGGCCAAAATCACGATCGGCGGAGAGTCCCTCAATGTCGGCGCGGGCGAGATGGTCATCATGCCCGCGAATGTCCCGCACGCCCTCCAGGCGGAGCAAAAATTCAAGATGCTCCTGACCATGATCCGCGGTGAATAA
- a CDS encoding cytochrome ubiquinol oxidase subunit I: MEYPIWHLTTLGGGFWIALIATLHVYVAHFAVGGGLFLVLTERAAYKSNNIHLLEYAKKHTRFFLLLTMAFGGVSGVGIWLTVALLAPEATITLIHQFVFGWAAEWVCFLGEIVSLIIYYYAWDRMDRRDHMIVGWLYFLFGWLSLFLINGIVGFMLTPGDWLQTKSFWDGFFNPSFWSSLVFRSFFSAVCAGLFGFVTATRIPDEPTRLHTVRVCSAWTVLGVLAVFLSGWWYVASMPPEQYEMIVYKSNRVAQFMQYFWIFGTATFIGGLLMALKTPKTLSFTMALVVLLIGQGLFGSFEFIREAGRKPYLIWDTVYSSSILKARVPVIDQKGAIASAKWAPPELAGGVTDANAKAAGAFLFQLECAACHSVHGPMNEITGRTAQYDVNGMDAFLTGMGKLNKYMPPFIGTPAERMALARYIAEDLNGNAPVEAPPAPEQAEPASAPFDPATSEYILVGWCSRGMGFFSQNDTWTLLPPSNVIRAQLVRRDPSPERVMDDVTITYAIEPDQADQALTGTLELNEDAGRYEARVAIPPYVKNGDYNPLPLVTLTATDGSGKVLATAKLVAPTSDQMGCFNCHSGKWRQDGSGVTKGTVENILVTHDRMNSTRLARTQGVVECTACHDDPIQGVEENNNKPNLSAAIHGVHAIYMAGRGAEGSCLKCHPQSTLRGQHEAVGFTCTDCHGMIEDLAISLLKAEQARDVPGAGRIMARITPRTLPNKEAIKPRKPWVNEPDCLTCHVDFGAPDKDSAFNVWTKDADGLFAARRDDMDAMHCGACHGSPHAIYPATPRDNVMPLQYMKEARPLGAGGNCTVCHKEAMDYPAHHPGMGLE; this comes from the coding sequence ATGGAATATCCCATCTGGCACCTGACCACCCTGGGCGGCGGCTTCTGGATCGCGCTGATCGCCACCCTGCACGTCTACGTGGCCCACTTCGCCGTGGGCGGCGGCCTGTTCCTGGTCCTGACCGAACGGGCGGCCTACAAGTCGAACAACATCCACCTGCTGGAGTACGCCAAAAAGCACACCCGCTTCTTTCTGCTCCTGACCATGGCCTTCGGCGGCGTGTCCGGCGTGGGTATCTGGCTGACCGTGGCCCTGCTCGCGCCCGAGGCGACCATCACGCTCATTCACCAGTTCGTCTTCGGCTGGGCCGCGGAGTGGGTCTGCTTTCTGGGCGAGATCGTGTCCCTGATCATCTACTACTATGCCTGGGACCGCATGGACCGCCGCGACCACATGATCGTGGGCTGGCTCTACTTCCTGTTCGGCTGGCTGTCCCTGTTCCTGATCAACGGGATCGTCGGCTTCATGCTCACCCCCGGCGACTGGCTTCAGACCAAGAGCTTCTGGGACGGCTTCTTCAACCCGTCCTTCTGGTCCTCGCTGGTCTTCCGTTCGTTCTTCTCGGCCGTGTGCGCCGGGCTGTTCGGCTTCGTCACGGCCACGCGCATCCCGGACGAGCCCACCCGCCTGCACACCGTCCGGGTCTGTTCGGCCTGGACCGTGCTCGGCGTGTTGGCCGTGTTCCTGTCCGGCTGGTGGTACGTGGCCTCCATGCCGCCCGAGCAGTACGAGATGATCGTCTACAAGTCGAACCGCGTCGCCCAGTTCATGCAGTACTTCTGGATCTTCGGCACGGCCACCTTCATCGGCGGGCTGCTCATGGCCCTGAAGACTCCCAAGACCCTGTCCTTCACCATGGCCCTGGTGGTCCTGCTCATCGGCCAGGGGCTGTTCGGCTCCTTCGAATTCATCCGCGAGGCGGGCCGCAAGCCGTACCTCATCTGGGATACGGTCTACTCGTCCTCCATCCTCAAGGCCCGCGTCCCGGTCATCGACCAGAAGGGGGCCATCGCCTCGGCCAAGTGGGCTCCGCCCGAACTGGCCGGCGGGGTCACCGACGCGAATGCCAAGGCCGCCGGCGCGTTCCTGTTCCAGCTCGAATGCGCGGCCTGTCACTCGGTGCACGGCCCCATGAACGAGATCACCGGGCGCACCGCCCAGTACGACGTCAACGGCATGGATGCCTTCCTGACCGGCATGGGCAAGCTGAACAAGTACATGCCGCCGTTCATCGGCACCCCGGCCGAGCGCATGGCCCTGGCCCGGTACATCGCCGAGGACCTGAACGGCAACGCGCCGGTGGAGGCCCCCCCGGCCCCGGAGCAGGCCGAACCCGCGTCCGCGCCCTTCGATCCAGCGACCTCGGAGTACATCCTGGTGGGCTGGTGTTCGCGCGGCATGGGCTTCTTCTCCCAGAACGACACATGGACCCTGCTGCCCCCGTCCAATGTCATCCGCGCCCAGCTCGTGCGCCGCGATCCCTCGCCCGAACGGGTCATGGACGACGTGACCATCACCTACGCCATCGAGCCCGACCAGGCCGACCAGGCCCTGACCGGCACCCTTGAACTGAACGAGGACGCGGGCCGCTATGAGGCCAGGGTGGCCATCCCGCCCTACGTCAAGAACGGCGATTACAACCCCCTGCCGCTGGTCACCCTCACGGCCACGGACGGTTCCGGCAAGGTCCTGGCCACGGCCAAGCTGGTCGCGCCCACCTCGGACCAGATGGGCTGCTTCAACTGCCACAGCGGCAAGTGGCGGCAGGACGGCTCGGGCGTGACCAAGGGCACGGTGGAGAACATTCTGGTCACCCACGACCGCATGAACTCGACCCGGCTCGCCCGGACCCAGGGCGTGGTCGAGTGCACGGCCTGTCACGACGATCCCATCCAGGGCGTTGAAGAGAACAACAACAAGCCCAACCTGTCCGCCGCCATCCACGGCGTGCACGCCATCTACATGGCCGGGCGCGGGGCCGAGGGCTCCTGTCTCAAGTGCCACCCGCAGTCCACCCTGCGCGGCCAGCACGAGGCCGTGGGCTTCACCTGCACCGACTGCCACGGCATGATCGAGGATCTGGCCATCTCCCTGCTCAAGGCCGAACAGGCGCGGGACGTGCCCGGCGCGGGCCGCATCATGGCCCGGATCACTCCCAGGACCCTGCCCAACAAGGAGGCCATCAAGCCTCGCAAGCCGTGGGTCAACGAGCCCGACTGCCTGACTTGCCACGTGGACTTCGGCGCGCCCGACAAGGACTCGGCCTTCAACGTCTGGACCAAGGACGCCGACGGGCTCTTCGCCGCCCGGCGCGATGACATGGACGCCATGCACTGCGGCGCGTGCCACGGCTCGCCCCACGCCATCTACCCGGCAACGCCGCGCGACAACGTCATGCCCCTGCAGTACATGAAGGAAGCCAGGCCGCTGGGCGCGGGCGGCAACTGCACCGTCTGCCACAAGGAAGCCATGGATTACCCGGCCCACCATCCGGGCATGGGACTGGAATAG
- the rocD gene encoding ornithine--oxo-acid transaminase, which produces MQSDRYILLEDEYGAHNYKPLDVVIERGRGIWVWDVDGNKYMDCLSAYSAVNQGHCHPKIRRALVEQAERLTLTSRAFRNDQLGPLYKELCDLTNSHKVLPMNSGAEAVETAIKAVRKWGYQVKGVPEDKAEIIVCRNNFHGRTITIISFSTDPVSTTGFGPFTPGFKVIDFGDATALEEAITPNTVAFLVEPIQGEAGVIIPPKGYLKEVRRICDKAGIVLILDEIQTGLGRTGALLAEEHEGIEADLTLIGKALSGGFYPVSAVLSNTEVLGVLKPGEHGSTFGGNPLACAVARAALKVLTEEHLVENARALGDYFLDGLRRIENPKIRDVRGKGLLIAVEFHPGAGGARQYCERLKEVGLLCKETHETIIRFAPPLVITKEDVDWALERIAPVLSE; this is translated from the coding sequence ATGCAATCCGACCGATACATCCTGCTCGAAGACGAATACGGCGCGCACAACTACAAGCCCCTGGACGTGGTCATCGAGCGCGGCCGCGGCATCTGGGTCTGGGACGTGGACGGCAACAAGTACATGGACTGCCTGTCCGCCTACTCGGCCGTGAACCAGGGCCACTGCCACCCGAAAATCCGCCGGGCCCTGGTCGAACAGGCCGAAAGGCTCACCCTGACCTCGCGCGCCTTCCGCAACGACCAGCTCGGGCCGCTCTACAAAGAGCTCTGTGACCTGACCAACTCCCACAAGGTCCTGCCCATGAACTCCGGGGCCGAGGCCGTGGAGACCGCCATCAAGGCCGTGCGCAAGTGGGGCTACCAGGTCAAGGGCGTGCCCGAGGACAAGGCCGAGATCATCGTCTGCCGCAACAACTTCCACGGCCGGACCATCACCATCATCTCGTTCTCCACCGACCCGGTCTCCACCACCGGCTTCGGCCCGTTCACCCCCGGCTTCAAGGTCATCGACTTCGGCGACGCAACGGCCCTTGAGGAGGCCATCACTCCCAACACCGTGGCCTTCCTCGTGGAACCCATCCAGGGCGAGGCGGGCGTGATCATCCCGCCCAAAGGCTACCTCAAGGAGGTCCGGCGCATCTGCGATAAGGCGGGCATCGTGCTCATCCTCGACGAGATCCAGACCGGCCTGGGCCGCACCGGCGCGCTCCTGGCCGAAGAGCACGAAGGCATCGAGGCCGACCTGACGCTGATCGGCAAGGCCCTGTCCGGGGGCTTCTACCCGGTCTCGGCGGTGCTCTCCAACACCGAGGTCCTCGGCGTGCTCAAACCCGGCGAACACGGCTCCACCTTCGGCGGCAACCCGCTGGCCTGCGCCGTGGCCCGCGCCGCGCTCAAGGTCCTGACCGAGGAGCACCTGGTGGAGAACGCCCGTGCCCTGGGCGACTATTTCCTGGACGGCCTCAGACGGATAGAGAATCCCAAAATCAGGGATGTCCGGGGCAAGGGGTTGCTCATCGCCGTCGAGTTCCACCCCGGTGCGGGCGGCGCGCGCCAATACTGCGAACGGCTCAAGGAAGTCGGCCTGCTCTGCAAGGAGACCCATGAGACCATCATCCGCTTCGCCCCGCCGCTGGTGATCACGAAGGAGGACGTAGACTGGGCCCTGGAGCGGATAGCGCCCGTGCTGAGCGAATGA
- a CDS encoding methyl-accepting chemotaxis protein has translation MKIGPKLTMLGTALVSMTVACILGILLWQSSKVSETLTKYFNLQAQAEMTLAVADARNLLDTQHATLAKQLENDMRVVLDLERRGGGLKLLDGTVEWNAVNQITKAATTVSLPRMALGSTWLGRNSDPNTPTPLVDEIMKLTGTTCTVFQTMDDQGDLLRVATNILKTDGKRAVGTYIPGSSIVAKTVMSGETYRGTAFVVNAWYLTQYRPIKDGSGKVIGCLYVGILQEGVEQLRRAFKNVKLGRTGFLTVFGGSGSSEGIVKMHKDDKAEGTNLLDETDASGRPVYRDLAARAKEGNGKVVTIETDLKASEGSRTAILSAVYFKPWDWVILGTGYLDEFMEGQRATENALASTNWWTVGIGVVMLLLGVLVFILFARKVSGTIGATVTVMADINQGDLDVPRLAARTGRMRDEMDDLGAAVNAMGDKLREVVSEVQAAAESVTLGSGELTDTSQALAEGASNQASAVEEVSASMEEMTANIEQNTDNAQQTEKIARQAAGDAEEGGKSVTQTVEAMRQIADKIAIIEEIARQTNLLALNAAIEAARAGEHGKGFAVVAAEVRQLAERSGVAAAEISELSANSVAIAEQAGSMLDKMVPDITRTAELIQEIAASSDEQNTGATQIKDAVLELDRVVQQNAAESEHVAAASETLSGHAMQLQQIIGYFRLGSPGAAPARPKVSVKASRPQAKPLPSRPAKAAHKATPKAMPPGHADAGGLDLDMARDMDDDTDFEKF, from the coding sequence TTGAAGATAGGTCCCAAACTGACAATGCTCGGCACCGCCCTCGTAAGTATGACCGTGGCCTGCATCCTCGGCATCCTCTTGTGGCAGAGCTCCAAAGTCTCAGAAACACTGACTAAATATTTCAATCTCCAGGCCCAGGCCGAGATGACCCTGGCCGTGGCCGACGCCCGCAATCTGCTCGACACCCAGCACGCCACCCTGGCCAAGCAGCTCGAAAACGACATGCGCGTGGTCCTCGACCTGGAGAGGCGCGGCGGCGGGCTGAAGCTCCTGGACGGGACCGTGGAGTGGAACGCGGTCAACCAGATAACCAAGGCCGCCACCACCGTGTCCCTGCCCAGGATGGCCCTGGGGTCCACCTGGCTGGGCCGGAACAGCGACCCGAACACGCCCACCCCCCTGGTGGACGAGATCATGAAGCTGACCGGGACCACCTGCACGGTCTTCCAGACCATGGACGACCAGGGAGACCTCCTGCGCGTGGCCACCAACATCCTCAAGACCGACGGCAAGCGGGCCGTGGGCACCTACATCCCCGGTTCATCGATCGTGGCCAAAACGGTCATGTCCGGCGAGACCTACCGGGGTACGGCGTTCGTGGTCAACGCCTGGTACCTGACCCAGTACCGGCCCATCAAGGACGGGTCCGGCAAGGTCATCGGTTGCCTGTACGTGGGCATCCTCCAGGAGGGCGTGGAGCAGTTGCGCCGCGCCTTCAAGAACGTCAAGCTCGGGCGCACCGGCTTCCTGACCGTGTTCGGCGGGTCCGGATCGTCCGAAGGCATCGTCAAGATGCACAAGGACGACAAGGCCGAGGGCACCAACCTCCTGGACGAGACCGACGCCTCGGGCAGGCCCGTGTACAGGGACCTGGCCGCCCGGGCCAAGGAAGGGAACGGCAAGGTGGTCACCATCGAGACCGACCTGAAGGCGTCCGAGGGGTCTCGCACGGCCATCCTTAGCGCCGTGTATTTCAAGCCATGGGACTGGGTCATCCTCGGCACGGGCTATCTCGACGAGTTCATGGAAGGCCAGCGGGCCACCGAGAACGCGCTCGCGTCCACCAACTGGTGGACCGTGGGCATCGGCGTGGTCATGCTCCTCCTGGGCGTGCTCGTCTTCATCCTCTTCGCCCGTAAGGTCAGCGGGACCATCGGGGCCACGGTGACGGTCATGGCCGACATCAACCAGGGCGACCTGGACGTGCCCCGGCTGGCCGCGCGCACCGGACGCATGCGCGACGAGATGGACGACCTGGGCGCGGCGGTCAACGCCATGGGCGACAAGCTGCGCGAGGTGGTCTCCGAGGTCCAGGCTGCGGCGGAGTCCGTGACCCTGGGCAGCGGCGAGCTGACCGACACCTCCCAAGCCCTGGCCGAGGGCGCGTCCAACCAGGCCAGCGCCGTGGAAGAGGTCTCCGCCTCCATGGAGGAAATGACCGCCAATATCGAACAGAACACGGACAACGCCCAGCAGACCGAGAAAATCGCCCGCCAGGCGGCGGGCGACGCCGAGGAAGGCGGCAAATCCGTGACCCAGACCGTGGAGGCCATGCGCCAGATCGCGGACAAGATCGCCATCATCGAGGAGATAGCGCGCCAGACCAACCTCCTGGCGCTCAACGCGGCCATTGAGGCGGCTCGCGCGGGCGAGCACGGCAAGGGCTTCGCCGTGGTCGCGGCCGAGGTCCGCCAACTGGCCGAGCGCAGCGGCGTGGCCGCGGCCGAGATCAGCGAACTGTCCGCCAACTCCGTGGCCATCGCGGAACAGGCCGGGTCCATGCTCGACAAGATGGTCCCGGACATCACCCGCACCGCCGAACTCATCCAGGAAATCGCCGCGAGCTCCGACGAACAGAACACGGGCGCGACCCAGATCAAGGACGCGGTCCTGGAGCTGGACCGGGTGGTCCAGCAGAACGCGGCCGAGTCCGAGCACGTAGCCGCCGCCTCCGAGACCCTGTCCGGGCACGCCATGCAGTTGCAGCAGATCATCGGCTACTTCCGCCTGGGCAGCCCCGGCGCCGCTCCGGCCAGACCCAAGGTCTCGGTCAAGGCCTCCCGGCCCCAAGCCAAGCCCCTGCCCTCCCGCCCGGCCAAGGCCGCGCACAAGGCGACGCCCAAGGCCATGCCTCCTGGCCACGCCGACGCGGGCGGCCTGGACCTGGACATGGCCCGGGACATGGACGACGACACCGACTTCGAAAAGTTCTGA
- a CDS encoding type III pantothenate kinase, which produces MGKTLLFDAGNTNTKLCLADDQGLNECYTLPTRPANTDDDWGLKIESILLREGVEPTDIEACVISSVVPPLDPLIKSMAARFLECECLFAGRDLELDIDNEYAHPEQVGADVLVGCYSARMTYDEKNLIVVDFGTATTCACIQGNAFKGGLICPGLLSSASALASGTAKLPKVDLTVTGPTLHWGTSTAECLNQGFVFGFASMIDGLIEKLSVQLKTPFVVATGGLAPTIAQLSESINELRPDLVMEGLWMAYYNR; this is translated from the coding sequence ATGGGCAAGACGCTGCTGTTCGACGCGGGCAATACCAACACCAAGCTCTGCCTGGCCGACGACCAGGGACTCAACGAGTGCTACACCCTCCCCACCCGCCCGGCCAACACCGACGACGACTGGGGCCTCAAGATCGAATCCATCCTCCTGCGCGAGGGCGTGGAGCCGACCGACATCGAGGCGTGCGTCATCTCCTCGGTGGTCCCGCCGCTCGACCCGCTGATCAAGAGCATGGCCGCCCGCTTCCTGGAGTGCGAGTGCCTGTTCGCGGGCCGCGACCTGGAACTGGACATCGACAACGAGTACGCCCATCCCGAACAGGTGGGCGCGGACGTCCTGGTCGGCTGCTACTCCGCGCGCATGACCTACGACGAGAAGAACCTCATCGTGGTGGACTTCGGCACGGCCACCACTTGCGCCTGCATCCAGGGCAACGCCTTCAAGGGCGGCCTGATCTGCCCCGGCCTGCTCTCCTCGGCCTCGGCCCTGGCCTCGGGCACGGCCAAGCTCCCCAAGGTGGACCTCACGGTCACCGGCCCGACCCTGCACTGGGGAACCAGCACGGCCGAGTGCCTCAACCAGGGCTTCGTCTTCGGGTTCGCGTCCATGATCGACGGCCTCATCGAAAAGCTCTCCGTCCAGCTCAAAACCCCCTTCGTGGTCGCCACAGGCGGCCTGGCCCCGACCATCGCCCAGCTCTCCGAGTCCATCAACGAACTGCGCCCCGACCTGGTCATGGAAGGACTGTGGATGGCCTATTACAACAGATAG